From the Streptomyces sp. Tu 2975 genome, one window contains:
- the frc gene encoding formyl-CoA transferase — protein MTKALEGVRVLDMTHVQSGPSATQLLGWLGADVVKLEAPSGDITRKQLRDIPDVDSLYFTMLNCNKRSITLNTKSERGKEILTELIRRSDVMVENFGPGAVDRMGFTWERIQEINPRIVYASIKGFGEGPYTDFKAYEVVAQAMGGSMSTTGFEDGPPLATGAQIGDSGTGIHAVAGILAALFQRESTGRGQRVNVAMQHAVLNLCRVKLRDQQRLAHGPLAEYPNEDFGDEVPRSGNASGGGQPGWAVKCSPGGPNDYVYVIVQPVGWRPLSELIGRPELADDPEWATPEARLPKLGKMFQLIEEWSATLPKWEVLEKLNAHNIPCGPILSTREIIEDPSLAANEMVVEVQHPERGTFTTVGSPLKLSDSPVDVVTSPLLGQHNAEVYVGELGLGDEELSLLKSNGVI, from the coding sequence ATGACCAAGGCTCTTGAGGGCGTCCGCGTCCTCGACATGACGCACGTCCAGTCCGGGCCCTCCGCCACTCAGCTGCTCGGCTGGCTCGGCGCGGACGTGGTGAAGCTGGAGGCTCCGAGCGGCGACATCACGCGTAAGCAGCTGCGTGACATACCGGACGTCGACTCCCTCTACTTCACGATGCTCAACTGCAACAAGCGCAGCATCACCCTCAACACCAAGTCGGAGCGCGGCAAGGAGATCCTCACCGAGCTGATCCGCCGCAGCGACGTCATGGTGGAGAACTTCGGCCCCGGCGCCGTGGACCGGATGGGCTTCACCTGGGAACGGATCCAGGAAATCAACCCCCGGATCGTGTACGCCTCCATCAAGGGGTTCGGCGAGGGCCCGTACACCGACTTCAAGGCGTACGAAGTGGTGGCCCAGGCCATGGGCGGGTCCATGTCGACCACCGGCTTCGAGGACGGGCCGCCGCTGGCGACGGGCGCCCAGATCGGTGACTCGGGCACGGGCATCCACGCCGTCGCCGGGATACTCGCCGCGCTGTTCCAGCGCGAGAGCACCGGGCGCGGCCAGCGGGTCAACGTGGCGATGCAGCACGCCGTGCTCAACCTGTGCCGGGTGAAGCTGCGTGACCAGCAGCGGCTCGCGCACGGCCCGCTCGCCGAATACCCCAACGAGGACTTCGGCGACGAGGTGCCCCGCTCCGGGAACGCCTCCGGCGGGGGCCAGCCGGGCTGGGCGGTCAAGTGCTCGCCGGGCGGACCCAACGACTACGTGTACGTCATCGTGCAGCCGGTCGGCTGGCGGCCGCTCTCGGAGCTCATCGGCCGGCCCGAGCTGGCGGACGACCCCGAGTGGGCGACCCCGGAGGCGCGGCTGCCGAAGCTGGGCAAGATGTTCCAGCTGATCGAGGAGTGGTCCGCCACGCTCCCCAAGTGGGAAGTGCTGGAGAAGCTCAACGCCCACAACATCCCGTGCGGGCCGATTCTTTCGACGCGGGAGATCATCGAGGACCCGTCGCTGGCGGCGAACGAGATGGTCGTCGAGGTCCAGCACCCCGAGCGCGGCACCTTCACCACCGTGGGCAGCCCGCTGAAGTTGTCCGACTCGCCTGTGGACGTGGTCACCTCCCCGCTGCTCGGTCAGCACAACGCAGAGGTGTACGTCGGCGAGCTGGGCCTCGGCGACGAGGAGCTCAGCCTGCTCAAGTCGAACGGAGTCATCTAG
- a CDS encoding thiamine pyrophosphate-binding protein encodes MPDDNSQQLISGGHLVAKALKAEGVEVIYTLCGGHIIDIYDGCVDEGIEVVDVRHEQVAAHAADGYARITGKPGCAVVTAGPGTTDAVTGVANAFRAESPMLLIGGQGAHTQHKMGSLQDLPHVDMMTPITKFAATVPDTARAADMVSMAFRECYHGAPGPSFLEIPRDVLDAKVPVEKARVPKAGHYRASTRSAGDPEAVEKLADLLVQAEKPAILLGSQVWTTRGTDSAVELVRTLNMPAYMNGAGRGTLPPGDPHHFQLSRRYAFSNADVIVIVGTPFDFRMGYGKRLSPDATVVQIDLDYRTVGKNRDIDLGIVGDAGLILASVAQAVSGRLNGGAVKRKAWLEELRAAEQAALGKRLPQLRSDASPIHPYRLVSEINDFLTEDSVYIGDGGDIVTFSGQVVQPKSPGHWMDPGPLGTLGVGVPFVLAAKQARPDKEVVALFGDGAFSLTGWDFETLVRYNLPFVGIVGNNSSMNQIRYGQAQKYGQERERVGNTLGDVRYDEFARMLGGYGEEVRDPAGIAPALRRARESGLPSLINVWVDPDAYAPGTMNQTMYK; translated from the coding sequence ATGCCCGACGACAACAGCCAGCAACTCATCTCGGGTGGACACCTGGTGGCCAAGGCGCTCAAGGCCGAGGGCGTGGAGGTCATCTACACCCTCTGCGGCGGCCACATCATCGACATCTACGACGGCTGCGTGGACGAAGGCATCGAAGTCGTCGACGTACGCCACGAACAGGTCGCCGCCCACGCCGCCGACGGCTACGCCCGCATCACCGGCAAGCCGGGATGCGCGGTCGTCACCGCAGGGCCGGGCACCACGGACGCCGTCACCGGCGTCGCCAACGCCTTCCGCGCCGAATCACCCATGCTGCTGATCGGCGGTCAGGGCGCCCACACACAGCACAAGATGGGCTCCCTGCAGGACCTCCCGCACGTCGACATGATGACGCCGATCACCAAGTTCGCCGCCACCGTGCCGGACACGGCGCGCGCGGCCGACATGGTCTCGATGGCGTTCCGCGAGTGCTACCACGGCGCGCCCGGCCCTTCCTTCCTGGAGATCCCGCGCGACGTGCTCGACGCCAAGGTCCCCGTCGAGAAGGCGCGCGTCCCGAAGGCCGGCCACTACCGGGCCTCGACGCGCAGTGCCGGCGATCCGGAGGCCGTGGAGAAACTCGCCGACCTGCTGGTCCAAGCCGAGAAGCCGGCGATCCTGCTCGGCAGCCAGGTGTGGACCACCCGCGGCACCGACTCCGCCGTCGAGCTGGTGCGCACCCTGAACATGCCCGCGTACATGAACGGCGCCGGGCGCGGCACACTGCCACCCGGCGACCCGCACCACTTCCAGCTCTCGCGCCGCTACGCCTTCTCGAACGCCGACGTCATCGTCATCGTCGGCACCCCGTTCGACTTCCGGATGGGGTACGGCAAGCGGCTGTCACCGGACGCCACGGTGGTGCAGATCGACCTGGACTACCGGACGGTGGGCAAGAACCGGGACATCGACCTCGGGATCGTCGGTGACGCCGGCCTGATTCTGGCGTCCGTCGCACAAGCGGTGTCCGGCCGCCTCAACGGCGGCGCCGTCAAGCGCAAGGCGTGGCTCGAGGAGCTGCGTGCCGCGGAGCAGGCCGCGCTCGGCAAGCGTCTGCCGCAGCTGCGTTCCGACGCCTCACCCATCCATCCGTACCGCCTGGTCAGCGAGATCAACGACTTCCTCACCGAGGACTCGGTGTACATCGGCGACGGCGGCGACATCGTCACCTTCTCCGGGCAGGTCGTCCAGCCCAAGTCCCCCGGTCACTGGATGGACCCGGGACCGCTCGGCACCCTCGGCGTCGGCGTCCCCTTCGTCCTGGCCGCCAAGCAGGCCCGCCCCGACAAGGAGGTGGTGGCCCTGTTCGGTGACGGCGCGTTCTCGCTGACCGGCTGGGACTTCGAGACGCTGGTCCGCTACAACCTCCCCTTCGTCGGGATCGTCGGAAACAACTCCTCCATGAACCAGATCCGTTACGGCCAGGCGCAGAAGTACGGCCAGGAGCGCGAGCGGGTCGGCAACACCCTCGGCGACGTCCGCTACGACGAGTTCGCCCGGATGCTGGGCGGCTACGGCGAGGAGGTCCGCGACCCCGCCGGCATCGCGCCCGCGCTGCGCCGCGCCCGCGAGTCCGGGCTGCCGTCGCTGATCAACGTGTGGGTGGACCCCGACGCGTACGCCCCCGGAACCATGAACCAGACCATGTACAAGTGA
- the sucC gene encoding ADP-forming succinate--CoA ligase subunit beta, translating to MDLYEHQARELFGEYGIPVPEAETARTAAQARAAAERLGGRVVVKAQVKTGGRGKAGGVKLAADATAAEVTARQILGMDIKGHTVRTVMLAQPVDIEAEFYVSYVLDRAAGAFLAIASAEGGMDIEEVAATRPEAVARIPVAPAEGVTAAKAAEIAAAAGLPQETAPVLQDLWQVLVREDALLVEVNPLVRTTVGDILALDGKVTLDDNARFRQARWGNDDATLHEDPLEAVAAAKGLNYVKLDGTVGVIGNGAGLVMSTLDVVAGCGARPANFLDIGGGASAAVMADGLSVILSDRDVDSVLVNVFGGITACDAVAEGIVRALDSVRLTKPLVVRLDGNNAARGRAILEERAHPLVHQSTTMDGAARRAADLAI from the coding sequence ATGGATCTGTACGAGCACCAAGCAAGGGAACTCTTCGGGGAGTACGGCATCCCCGTACCGGAAGCAGAGACCGCACGGACCGCCGCGCAGGCCCGCGCGGCCGCGGAGCGGCTCGGCGGCCGCGTCGTGGTCAAGGCCCAGGTGAAGACCGGAGGCAGGGGCAAGGCCGGCGGGGTGAAGCTCGCCGCCGACGCCACGGCCGCGGAGGTGACCGCCCGCCAGATCCTCGGCATGGACATCAAGGGCCACACCGTGCGCACGGTGATGCTCGCCCAGCCGGTCGACATCGAGGCCGAGTTCTACGTCTCCTACGTCCTCGACCGCGCCGCCGGCGCCTTCCTCGCCATCGCGTCCGCAGAGGGAGGCATGGACATCGAGGAGGTCGCCGCCACCCGGCCGGAAGCGGTCGCCCGCATCCCCGTCGCCCCCGCAGAGGGCGTCACCGCCGCCAAGGCCGCCGAGATCGCCGCGGCGGCAGGGCTGCCGCAGGAGACCGCGCCCGTACTCCAGGACCTGTGGCAGGTCCTGGTCCGCGAGGACGCCCTCCTGGTCGAGGTCAACCCGCTCGTCCGCACCACGGTCGGCGACATCCTCGCCCTCGACGGCAAGGTCACTCTCGACGACAACGCCCGCTTCCGGCAGGCCCGCTGGGGCAACGACGACGCCACCCTGCACGAGGACCCGTTGGAGGCGGTGGCCGCCGCCAAGGGCCTCAACTACGTCAAGCTCGACGGCACCGTCGGCGTCATCGGCAACGGCGCCGGCCTGGTCATGTCCACCCTCGACGTCGTCGCCGGATGCGGCGCCAGGCCGGCGAACTTCCTCGACATCGGCGGCGGAGCCTCCGCCGCGGTGATGGCCGACGGGCTTTCCGTCATCCTCTCCGACCGGGACGTCGACAGCGTGCTCGTGAACGTCTTCGGCGGCATCACGGCCTGCGACGCCGTCGCCGAAGGCATTGTGCGGGCCCTCGACTCCGTACGCCTGACCAAACCACTCGTCGTGCGGCTCGACGGCAACAACGCGGCCCGGGGCCGGGCCATCCTCGAGGAACGCGCCCACCCCCTCGTCCACCAGTCCACCACCATGGACGGCGCCGCCCGCCGGGCCGCCGACCTCGCCATCTGA
- the sucD gene encoding succinate--CoA ligase subunit alpha codes for MAVFLTKESKVLVQGMTGAEGMKHTRRMLASGTDVVAGVNPRKAGQVVDFDERAVPVFGGVGEAMAATGADVAVVFVPPPFAKAAVMEAADAGIGLAVVITEGVPVHDAVAFQGYAAERGTRIIGPNCPGLISPGQSNAGIIPADIAPEPGRIGLVSKSGTLTYQLMYELRDIGFSSAVGIGGDPVVGTTHIDCLAAFEQDPDTELIVLIGEIGGDAEERAAAYITEHVTKPVVGYIAGFTAPEGRTMGHAGAIVSGSSGTAEAKKQALETAGVRVGSTPTETSRLVRERLAVSGG; via the coding sequence ATGGCAGTCTTCCTCACCAAGGAGAGCAAGGTCCTCGTTCAGGGCATGACCGGCGCCGAGGGCATGAAGCACACCCGCCGGATGCTGGCGTCGGGCACCGACGTGGTCGCGGGGGTCAACCCGCGCAAGGCGGGCCAGGTCGTCGACTTCGACGAGCGTGCCGTCCCCGTCTTCGGGGGCGTCGGAGAGGCGATGGCGGCCACCGGCGCTGACGTCGCCGTGGTCTTCGTGCCGCCCCCGTTCGCCAAGGCCGCCGTCATGGAGGCCGCCGACGCCGGCATCGGGCTCGCGGTCGTCATCACCGAGGGCGTCCCCGTCCATGACGCCGTCGCCTTCCAGGGGTACGCCGCCGAACGCGGCACCCGGATCATAGGGCCCAACTGCCCCGGCCTCATCAGCCCCGGCCAATCGAACGCCGGCATCATCCCCGCGGACATCGCCCCCGAGCCAGGCCGTATCGGCCTCGTCTCCAAGTCCGGCACACTCACCTACCAACTCATGTACGAGCTCCGCGACATCGGCTTCTCCTCGGCGGTCGGCATCGGCGGCGACCCGGTGGTCGGCACCACCCACATCGACTGCCTCGCCGCCTTCGAGCAGGACCCCGACACCGAACTCATCGTGCTGATCGGCGAGATCGGCGGTGATGCGGAGGAGCGCGCGGCCGCGTACATCACCGAACACGTCACCAAGCCCGTCGTCGGTTACATCGCCGGCTTCACCGCCCCCGAGGGCAGGACCATGGGGCACGCCGGAGCGATCGTGTCGGGCTCCAGCGGGACCGCCGAGGCCAAGAAGCAGGCCCTCGAAACGGCCGGCGTACGGGTCGGCTCCACACCGACCGAGACGTCACGCCTGGTGCGCGAGCGGCTCGCGGTGTCCGGGGGCTGA
- a CDS encoding aldehyde dehydrogenase family protein yields the protein MAPILTLKPGTAWADAWQRCIAVAPEAFRDDRVLNLWAAQWHADGRALPATSPVDQSPVAGPPRLDTTAARHAVRASLDQHRAWRHIPLPERRARVAATLDALAEHRELLALLLVWEIGKPWRLAQADVDRAIDGVRWYVEGVEPMLDGRSPLAGPVSNIASWNYPMSVLVHAMLVQALAGNAVIAKAPTDGGVACLTLACALAAREGVPLTLVSGSGGELSEALVRSPEIGCVSFVGGRDTGARIATAVADLGKRHILEQEGLNTWGVWNYTDFSALTAVIPKLFDYGKQRCTAYPRFVVQRESFADFLAAYLPAVRSIRTGHPLAVEHPDDPLPALDFGPLINAAKAKELADQVAEAVDRGAVPLHRGTLADGRFLPGQDTSAYLPPVTLLGPPPSSPLHHAEPFGPVDTIVLVDTEAELLAAMNASGGALVATLSTDDPATFRRLAPQIRAFKTGHNKPRSRGDRDELFGGFGASWRGAFVGGELLVRAVTEGPAGERLPGNFPDYQLNA from the coding sequence ATGGCACCCATCCTCACCCTCAAGCCGGGCACGGCCTGGGCCGACGCCTGGCAGCGCTGCATCGCCGTCGCCCCCGAAGCGTTCCGGGACGACCGTGTCCTCAACCTCTGGGCCGCGCAGTGGCACGCGGACGGCCGCGCCCTCCCCGCCACCAGCCCCGTCGACCAGAGCCCCGTAGCCGGCCCGCCCCGGCTGGACACGACCGCCGCCCGACACGCCGTACGCGCCTCGCTCGACCAGCACCGCGCCTGGCGCCACATCCCACTGCCGGAACGCCGCGCCCGGGTCGCCGCCACCCTCGACGCCCTCGCCGAGCACCGCGAACTGCTCGCCCTCCTCCTCGTCTGGGAGATCGGCAAGCCCTGGCGGCTCGCCCAGGCCGACGTCGACCGCGCCATCGACGGGGTCCGCTGGTACGTCGAGGGCGTCGAACCCATGCTGGACGGCCGCTCACCCCTCGCCGGCCCGGTCTCCAACATCGCCAGCTGGAACTACCCCATGTCCGTCCTCGTCCACGCCATGCTCGTCCAGGCGCTGGCCGGGAACGCGGTGATCGCCAAGGCCCCGACCGACGGCGGCGTCGCCTGCCTCACCCTCGCCTGCGCGCTCGCCGCCCGCGAAGGCGTGCCCCTGACCCTGGTCAGCGGCAGCGGCGGGGAGCTCTCAGAGGCCCTGGTCCGCTCCCCGGAGATCGGCTGCGTCTCCTTCGTCGGAGGACGCGACACCGGCGCCCGCATCGCCACCGCCGTGGCCGATCTCGGCAAGCGCCACATCCTGGAGCAGGAGGGCCTCAACACCTGGGGCGTCTGGAACTACACCGACTTCTCCGCCCTCACCGCCGTCATCCCGAAACTCTTCGACTACGGCAAGCAGCGCTGCACCGCCTACCCCCGGTTCGTCGTCCAGCGCGAGTCCTTCGCCGACTTCCTCGCCGCCTACCTGCCCGCCGTACGCTCGATCCGCACCGGCCATCCCCTCGCCGTCGAACACCCCGACGACCCGCTGCCCGCCCTCGACTTCGGACCGCTCATCAACGCGGCCAAGGCCAAGGAGCTGGCCGACCAGGTCGCCGAGGCCGTCGACCGCGGAGCCGTACCCCTCCACCGGGGGACGCTCGCCGACGGCCGCTTCCTCCCCGGCCAGGACACCTCCGCCTACCTGCCGCCCGTCACCCTGCTGGGCCCGCCCCCGTCCTCCCCGCTGCACCACGCGGAACCCTTCGGCCCCGTCGACACCATCGTCCTCGTCGACACGGAGGCGGAACTGCTGGCTGCGATGAACGCCTCGGGCGGCGCGCTCGTGGCCACCCTCTCCACGGACGATCCGGCGACCTTCCGGCGCCTCGCCCCGCAGATCCGCGCCTTCAAGACCGGCCACAACAAGCCCCGTTCGCGCGGTGACCGCGACGAGCTGTTCGGCGGATTCGGCGCCTCCTGGCGCGGCGCGTTCGTCGGCGGCGAGCTGCTGGTGCGGGCCGTGACGGAAGGCCCGGCGGGGGAGCGGCTGCCGGGCAACTTCCCCGACTACCAGCTCAACGCCTGA